A genomic stretch from Lysobacter soyae includes:
- a CDS encoding nucleotide sugar dehydrogenase, which produces MDLNDVRIAVVGLGYVGLPLALAFSRKFKTIGYDIQEARVEALRSGDDATLEVAATELSEATQLSFSSVLDDIAQCNVYVVTVPTPIDDDKRPDLSPLVRASEAIGRLLKPGDTVIYESTVYPGCTEEVCVPVLERCSGLEYDGNAGSGDSRQSFSVGYSPERINPGDKFHRIDSITKVTSGSNPDVADFVDALYAEVVTAGTFKASSIKVAEASKVIENTQRDANIALVNEFAKIFNRLGIDTEEVLDAAATKWNFLPFKPGLVGGHCIGVDPYYLIQKAQSVGYYPDLLIAARRNNESMGQYVADETIKLMVREGINPVGARILILGLAFKENCPDLRNTRVLDIIRSLQDCNANVDVHDPWVEPAEAAREHGIDLVSSPALNSYDAVVIAVGHQEFKSMGAKGVRAFGKPERSVIYDVKHVLSRSESDGRL; this is translated from the coding sequence ATGGATCTCAACGATGTGCGCATAGCAGTAGTGGGCTTGGGGTACGTGGGTTTGCCGCTTGCGTTGGCTTTCTCTCGCAAATTCAAAACGATCGGCTATGACATTCAAGAGGCGCGCGTCGAGGCGCTCCGCAGTGGCGACGACGCCACGCTCGAGGTAGCTGCCACTGAACTTTCTGAAGCAACACAACTCAGCTTCAGCAGTGTTTTAGACGACATTGCGCAATGCAACGTATATGTCGTAACGGTGCCGACCCCGATTGATGATGACAAGCGACCGGACCTCTCGCCACTTGTTCGTGCATCAGAAGCCATCGGTCGTCTCTTAAAGCCAGGGGACACCGTCATCTACGAGAGTACCGTTTACCCGGGGTGCACCGAAGAGGTGTGCGTGCCGGTATTGGAACGATGCTCAGGTCTCGAATACGACGGCAATGCCGGCAGTGGCGACTCACGCCAGAGCTTCTCCGTGGGGTATTCGCCTGAGCGGATCAATCCTGGCGACAAGTTTCATCGAATTGACTCAATTACAAAAGTCACATCGGGCTCTAACCCTGATGTTGCGGATTTCGTTGATGCGCTTTACGCAGAAGTGGTCACCGCAGGAACGTTTAAAGCATCGTCGATCAAAGTCGCAGAGGCTTCGAAAGTCATCGAAAATACCCAACGCGATGCCAACATCGCATTGGTGAATGAATTTGCAAAAATATTCAACCGGCTGGGTATTGATACAGAAGAAGTCCTTGACGCGGCAGCGACCAAGTGGAATTTCCTGCCATTCAAGCCAGGATTGGTCGGCGGGCATTGTATTGGCGTCGATCCGTATTACTTGATCCAAAAAGCGCAAAGCGTTGGTTATTACCCGGACCTGCTAATTGCGGCGCGTCGAAACAACGAGAGCATGGGTCAATATGTTGCTGATGAAACCATCAAATTGATGGTTCGCGAAGGTATCAATCCCGTTGGTGCGCGCATCTTGATACTTGGTTTGGCATTCAAAGAAAACTGTCCGGATCTGCGCAATACACGTGTCTTGGACATCATTCGGTCCCTTCAAGATTGCAATGCGAATGTGGATGTCCATGACCCTTGGGTTGAACCTGCCGAGGCGGCAAGGGAGCATGGAATCGATCTGGTAAGTTCGCCAGCGCTCAATAGCTACGATGCTGTCGTCATTGCTGTCGGCCACCAAGAGTTCAAATCAATGGGCGCGAAGGGCGTCCGCGCTTTCGGTAAACCGGAACGATCGGTGATCTATGACGTCAAACATGTCTTGTCGCGAAGCGAGTCAGACGGTCGCCTTTGA
- a CDS encoding RsiV family protein encodes MPVKRFKQYLLGGSLAATLLLSLGGCKKDGATPMQDPAKPAATTAAAADVALVDIIEQKPTYLIGITFPKDVAIPVPLKAEIKAFADASRDRLITAAKDIKPGAPGSPYDLSLEFRELPGQSTSVRTFSADGSMYTGGEHGNALIRRFVWDIAGNRLVTSDDLVTSPAGWAAVSTFVKDALLKQAQARFEEDKLSDAESAVLLAQLTPLVEAGTQPSAENYQDFEPLLDEQGKVIGVTFIFPPYQVAGYADGVQRVDVPASVFADYLSPESRRLFNP; translated from the coding sequence ATGCCAGTAAAGCGTTTCAAGCAATACCTGCTCGGCGGGTCGCTGGCGGCCACGCTCTTGCTGAGCTTGGGGGGCTGCAAGAAAGACGGCGCCACACCCATGCAGGACCCGGCAAAGCCCGCTGCGACGACCGCCGCCGCAGCCGATGTCGCCTTGGTCGACATCATTGAACAAAAACCCACCTATCTGATCGGCATCACCTTCCCGAAAGATGTGGCGATCCCGGTACCGTTGAAGGCTGAGATCAAAGCCTTCGCCGATGCCTCGCGTGACCGCCTGATCACGGCCGCGAAAGACATCAAACCGGGCGCCCCCGGCTCGCCCTACGACCTCAGCTTGGAATTCCGCGAACTGCCCGGACAAAGCACCAGCGTGCGCACCTTCTCGGCCGACGGCAGCATGTACACCGGCGGTGAGCATGGCAACGCACTGATTCGACGGTTTGTTTGGGATATTGCCGGGAATCGATTGGTGACCTCCGATGATCTGGTGACATCGCCAGCTGGGTGGGCTGCTGTCTCGACTTTTGTAAAAGACGCGTTACTGAAGCAAGCACAAGCGCGATTCGAAGAGGACAAACTGTCTGATGCGGAGAGTGCTGTCTTGTTAGCCCAATTGACACCATTGGTTGAGGCGGGCACACAGCCCTCAGCCGAGAACTATCAGGACTTTGAGCCATTGTTGGACGAACAAGGAAAAGTCATCGGCGTCACATTCATTTTCCCACCCTATCAAGTCGCTGGATATGCCGACGGAGTGCAGCGGGTGGACGTGCCGGCAAGTGTGTTTGCCGACTACCTTTCGCCGGAATCAAGACGACTTTTCAATCCATAG
- a CDS encoding GNAT family N-acetyltransferase, with translation MWPTQTSPEEIMTSNIQHDTARRRFETEVDGVTGYLEYSLQGDALSIDHTIVPSEIGGRGIAGDLVKAALEHARAQNLKVIPACSYSDAYMRRHPEYEALRKAN, from the coding sequence CTGTGGCCGACGCAGACATCCCCAGAGGAAATCATGACTTCGAACATCCAACATGACACCGCACGCCGCCGCTTCGAGACCGAGGTCGACGGGGTGACCGGTTATCTTGAATACAGCCTGCAAGGCGACGCGCTCTCAATCGACCACACCATCGTGCCCAGCGAAATCGGTGGCCGTGGCATCGCCGGCGACTTGGTCAAAGCGGCCTTGGAACACGCACGTGCGCAAAACCTCAAAGTGATACCGGCCTGTTCTTACTCTGATGCCTATATGCGCCGGCATCCCGAATACGAAGCGCTGCGGAAAGCCAACTGA
- a CDS encoding M14 family zinc carboxypeptidase, producing MKKFVLALGLTCAVTPLWAASSTDLRTTAEKSGFKVTGRYDETIALCEAFETHYPGKVDCASFGTTPEGRPQMRMVISPAGYLTPDAARAHKQTVLLIQGGIHAGEIDGKDAGFQVFRQMLDGELGADVLKNVVVVFVPVFNVDGHENFRAWNRPNQRGPEEMGFRTTAQRLNLNRDYLKADAPEMRAMLGLVRTWDPAAEMDLHVTDGAKFQHDISITAEPVNSGDADQQVLGRAVRDSVIAELSAAGNKPVDFYPSFDDSEDPDSGFTDSVSPPRFSNGYFVLRNRIGILVETHSWRTYPERVASTRTSIIGLVKAAARDGAKWQARMAAADARAADMGGTRVPVTYKTSDIARPIDFLGYAFTRTRSPISGDLMTRYDETKPQVWTVPLRDKVSPEGFVQAPKSGYVVLAAWAPYVRPVLDAHGVTYSVRKAAEASAPVESFRAESATFAKNSFEGRQRLSLTGDWKNERMNIPAGSLFVPVNQPLARVVINLFEPMAPDALVGWGVFNNAFESKEYMEAYVAEEEAEKMLARDPGLKKAFEAKLASDPAFAKSPSARLDFFYRRHAAYDRNYNLYPVLRTDVKTK from the coding sequence ATGAAGAAATTCGTCCTCGCGCTTGGCCTCACTTGTGCTGTGACACCGTTGTGGGCCGCGAGTTCCACCGACCTGCGCACGACGGCGGAGAAAAGCGGATTCAAGGTGACCGGCCGCTATGACGAAACCATCGCCCTGTGCGAGGCCTTCGAAACGCACTACCCCGGCAAGGTCGACTGCGCCAGTTTCGGCACCACGCCGGAAGGGCGGCCGCAGATGCGCATGGTGATTTCGCCGGCGGGGTATCTCACGCCTGATGCGGCCCGTGCGCACAAGCAAACGGTGTTGTTGATTCAGGGCGGCATTCATGCCGGTGAAATCGACGGCAAAGATGCGGGCTTCCAAGTGTTCCGGCAGATGCTGGACGGCGAGCTTGGCGCCGACGTGTTGAAAAACGTGGTAGTGGTGTTTGTGCCGGTGTTCAACGTCGATGGCCATGAGAACTTTCGTGCGTGGAACCGGCCGAATCAGCGCGGCCCTGAAGAAATGGGCTTTCGCACCACCGCGCAACGGCTCAATTTGAACCGCGATTATTTGAAAGCCGATGCGCCGGAGATGCGGGCGATGTTGGGTCTGGTGCGCACATGGGATCCGGCTGCCGAGATGGATTTGCATGTCACTGACGGGGCGAAGTTCCAGCACGACATTTCGATAACGGCGGAGCCGGTGAATTCCGGTGATGCGGATCAACAGGTGCTGGGGCGTGCCGTGCGCGACTCGGTGATTGCGGAATTGTCGGCCGCGGGCAACAAGCCGGTGGATTTCTATCCGAGCTTTGATGATTCGGAGGATCCGGATTCGGGCTTTACTGATAGCGTGAGTCCGCCGCGTTTTTCCAATGGCTATTTCGTGCTGCGCAATCGCATCGGTATCTTGGTCGAGACGCACTCCTGGCGTACGTATCCGGAACGTGTGGCATCCACGCGCACGTCGATCATCGGTCTGGTGAAGGCGGCCGCACGCGATGGTGCCAAGTGGCAGGCGCGAATGGCGGCGGCGGATGCTCGCGCAGCGGACATGGGCGGTACCCGCGTACCGGTCACATACAAGACCAGTGACATCGCGCGACCGATCGACTTCCTCGGCTATGCCTTCACGCGCACACGCTCACCCATTTCCGGCGACTTGATGACCCGCTACGACGAGACCAAACCGCAGGTGTGGACCGTGCCTTTGCGTGACAAGGTGTCGCCAGAGGGTTTTGTGCAAGCGCCGAAGTCGGGCTATGTGGTGTTGGCGGCTTGGGCGCCGTATGTGCGACCTGTGTTGGACGCGCATGGCGTGACCTACTCGGTGCGCAAGGCCGCGGAAGCCTCGGCGCCGGTTGAGTCGTTCCGTGCCGAGAGCGCGACGTTTGCGAAGAATTCGTTTGAGGGTCGGCAGCGTTTGAGCTTGACGGGTGACTGGAAGAACGAACGTATGAACATTCCGGCCGGCAGCTTGTTCGTTCCCGTCAATCAGCCGTTGGCGCGCGTGGTGATCAACTTGTTTGAACCGATGGCGCCGGACGCCTTGGTCGGATGGGGCGTGTTCAACAACGCCTTCGAAAGCAAGGAATACATGGAAGCCTATGTGGCCGAAGAAGAAGCTGAGAAGATGCTCGCGCGCGACCCGGGGCTGAAAAAAGCCTTTGAAGCGAAACTGGCCAGCGATCCCGCCTTCGCCAAATCGCCGTCGGCACGTTTGGATTTCTTCTATCGCCGTCATGCCGCCTACGACCGCAATTACAACCTCTACCCCGTCCTGCGCACTGACGTGAAAACCAAATGA
- a CDS encoding ribonuclease domain-containing protein: MRRSSNNVWVMLVLAALVAAWLFLRPAPTPPSFPQTTPTETRGTNTDTQGLPPEAIETLRKIRNGEQLPYRRDGVVFENRERLLPQKPRGYYHEYTVPTPGAKTRGARRIVTGGDPPEVWYYSADHYRSFQQITP; this comes from the coding sequence ATGAGGCGATCTTCGAACAATGTTTGGGTGATGCTGGTGCTCGCGGCGCTGGTGGCGGCTTGGCTGTTTTTGCGCCCGGCGCCGACACCGCCATCTTTCCCGCAAACCACGCCGACGGAAACGCGCGGCACCAACACTGATACCCAGGGTCTGCCGCCGGAAGCGATTGAGACGCTGCGCAAGATTCGCAACGGTGAGCAGCTGCCCTACCGACGCGATGGCGTGGTGTTTGAGAATCGCGAGCGTTTGCTGCCACAGAAGCCGCGCGGCTACTACCACGAGTACACCGTGCCGACGCCGGGTGCGAAAACGCGCGGGGCGCGCCGCATCGTGACCGGGGGTGATCCGCCCGAGGTTTGGTATTACAGTGCCGACCATTACCGCAGCTTCCAGCAAATCACGCCATGA
- a CDS encoding barstar family protein, with product MTASDDALPFAPPDLLHGHAISLIDRHQVPDLLKACAELEITPIEVLVRGSLDKQTLLQAFAQGMRYPDFENFGFNWDAFEDAINDLSWLPGSGFAVVFKTQDQAARSDQDDLHMLREILTQAHVNWAASEVPFRTYVVNGSPHH from the coding sequence ATGACCGCTTCAGACGACGCCCTGCCCTTTGCACCGCCCGATCTGCTGCATGGTCATGCCATCAGCCTGATTGACCGCCACCAGGTGCCCGACCTGTTGAAGGCCTGTGCAGAGCTGGAAATCACCCCGATTGAGGTGTTGGTGCGCGGCTCGCTGGACAAACAGACCTTGCTGCAGGCGTTTGCCCAAGGGATGCGTTATCCGGATTTTGAAAACTTCGGTTTCAACTGGGACGCCTTTGAAGACGCCATCAACGATTTGTCATGGTTGCCGGGATCGGGCTTTGCCGTGGTCTTCAAAACGCAGGATCAGGCGGCGCGCTCTGATCAGGATGACTTGCACATGCTGCGCGAGATCCTGACCCAAGCCCATGTGAATTGGGCCGCATCGGAAGTGCCGTTCCGCACCTATGTCGTGAACGGCAGCCCGCATCATTAA
- a CDS encoding DEAD/DEAH box helicase, which yields MSTETAPPSFTDLGLSEGLLKALSDVGYETPSPIQAATIPPLMAGRDVLGQAQTGTGKTAAFALPTLSNIDPKINKTQVLVLAPTRELAIQVSEAFHKYAKHLPGFNVVPIYGGQSYTPQLNALKRGAHVVVGTPGRVIDHLNKGSLDLSALKALVLDEADEMLRMGFIDDVEEVLKKTPDGRQVALFSATMPAQIRRIAQTYLREPVEVTIKSTTTTSANINQRYWAVSGVHKLDALTRILEAEPFDGMIIFSRTKIGTEELAEKLSARGIAAAAINGDMDQKARERTIQRLKDGNIDVLVATDVAARGLDVERISHVLNYDIPYDTESYVHRIGRTGRAGRKGDAILFVTPREKGMLRAIERATRQTIEPMALPTVAAVNERRVEKFFEKVTSALESEGAQKLKEMLEQFERERNIPMSEIAAALAHLVQGKKPLLLDAREEAASAKGFSSDHPERASRKERFGSDGDRPERKPRAPRNEGPIDDVPMETFRIDVGHAHMVKPGNIVGAIANEAEIDARHIGRVDIRNDYSLVDLPKGMPDELLTYMKKVRVGGRPIQLRLATDDDINAPSFRPRKGKPEGGFGQREGGYPPRGPKKFGGGKFGGGKKY from the coding sequence ATGAGTACAGAAACCGCACCCCCCTCCTTCACCGATCTGGGTCTTTCCGAAGGCCTGCTCAAAGCATTGAGCGACGTGGGCTATGAAACCCCGTCGCCGATTCAGGCGGCAACGATTCCGCCGTTGATGGCAGGGCGCGACGTGCTTGGCCAAGCGCAAACGGGCACCGGCAAGACTGCCGCCTTCGCGTTGCCGACCTTGTCCAACATCGATCCGAAAATCAACAAGACCCAGGTCTTGGTGCTGGCGCCGACGCGCGAGCTCGCCATTCAAGTCAGTGAAGCCTTCCACAAGTACGCCAAGCATTTGCCTGGTTTCAATGTGGTGCCGATTTACGGCGGCCAAAGCTATACCCCGCAGCTCAATGCGCTCAAGCGCGGTGCCCATGTGGTGGTGGGTACCCCGGGTCGCGTCATCGACCATCTCAACAAGGGTTCGTTGGATCTGTCGGCCTTGAAAGCGCTGGTGCTCGACGAAGCCGATGAAATGTTGCGCATGGGCTTCATTGACGACGTCGAAGAAGTGCTGAAGAAGACGCCGGACGGCCGCCAAGTGGCGCTGTTCTCGGCGACCATGCCGGCGCAGATCCGTCGCATCGCGCAAACCTATTTGCGTGAGCCGGTGGAAGTGACCATCAAGTCGACCACCACCACTTCAGCCAATATCAACCAGCGCTATTGGGCGGTGAGTGGCGTGCACAAGTTGGATGCGCTGACCCGCATTCTTGAAGCCGAACCTTTCGACGGCATGATCATCTTCTCGCGGACCAAGATCGGTACCGAAGAGTTGGCGGAAAAGTTGTCGGCGCGCGGTATTGCCGCGGCGGCGATCAATGGCGACATGGATCAAAAGGCGCGCGAGCGCACTATTCAACGCCTGAAAGACGGCAACATTGATGTGTTGGTGGCCACCGACGTGGCGGCACGCGGTCTCGACGTGGAACGCATCAGCCACGTGTTGAACTACGACATCCCCTACGACACCGAAAGCTATGTGCACCGGATCGGTCGTACCGGTCGTGCCGGCCGCAAGGGCGATGCGATCTTGTTCGTGACGCCGCGTGAGAAAGGCATGTTGCGTGCAATCGAACGCGCCACCCGCCAAACCATCGAACCGATGGCTTTGCCGACCGTTGCCGCGGTGAACGAACGCCGCGTCGAAAAATTCTTCGAGAAAGTGACTTCCGCGTTGGAATCGGAAGGCGCACAAAAATTGAAGGAAATGCTCGAGCAGTTCGAACGCGAACGCAATATTCCGATGTCGGAAATTGCGGCCGCGCTCGCGCACTTGGTGCAAGGCAAGAAGCCTTTGTTGTTGGATGCCCGCGAAGAAGCGGCCTCGGCGAAAGGCTTCTCGTCCGACCATCCGGAACGCGCCAGCCGCAAGGAACGCTTCGGCAGCGACGGTGATCGCCCGGAACGCAAACCGCGCGCACCGCGTAACGAAGGCCCGATCGACGACGTCCCGATGGAAACCTTCCGCATCGATGTCGGCCACGCCCACATGGTGAAGCCCGGCAACATTGTCGGCGCGATTGCCAACGAAGCGGAAATCGACGCACGCCACATCGGCCGCGTGGACATCCGCAACGACTATTCCTTGGTCGACTTGCCCAAAGGCATGCCGGACGAATTGCTCACGTACATGAAGAAAGTGCGCGTCGGCGGCCGCCCGATCCAACTCCGCCTCGCCACCGACGACGACATCAACGCCCCGTCCTTCCGCCCCCGCAAAGGCAAGCCCGAAGGCGGCTTCGGCCAACGCGAAGGCGGCTACCCCCCGCGCGGCCCGAAGAAATTCGGCGGCGGCAAGTTCGGCGGCGGCAAAAAATACTGA
- a CDS encoding sulfurtransferase, whose translation MILNIAAYHFVDIQDVPETAAWICSLCEAHDLMGTVLVAPEGVNMFLAGVEKDVDDYLAAVDADARFKGLVAKRSWSETVPFQRLKVKQKREIISFAGRPAGTGEARSAAVLPETLARWFAQGHDDDGREVVMLDTRNQQEIAFGTFTDAVTLPIDKFNDFPAAVESVRERLEGRRIVSFCTGGVRCEKAAPFLESAGFENVTQLEGGILRYFEDVGGTRYTGGCFVFDERVALDPALKPMEGVKFASSKDGPA comes from the coding sequence ATGATTCTGAATATCGCGGCTTATCACTTCGTTGACATCCAAGACGTGCCTGAAACGGCTGCGTGGATTTGTTCGCTGTGTGAGGCGCATGACTTGATGGGCACGGTGTTGGTTGCGCCGGAAGGCGTGAACATGTTTCTCGCCGGCGTGGAAAAGGACGTTGACGATTATTTGGCCGCGGTGGACGCCGATGCGCGTTTCAAGGGTTTGGTGGCCAAGCGCAGTTGGAGTGAGACCGTGCCGTTCCAGCGTCTGAAGGTGAAGCAGAAGCGCGAGATCATCTCGTTTGCGGGCCGACCCGCCGGGACGGGTGAAGCGCGAAGTGCTGCCGTGTTGCCCGAAACACTCGCGCGTTGGTTTGCGCAGGGGCATGACGATGATGGGCGGGAAGTGGTGATGCTTGATACGCGCAATCAGCAGGAGATCGCATTCGGTACGTTTACAGATGCCGTCACTTTGCCCATCGACAAGTTCAATGATTTTCCGGCCGCGGTCGAATCCGTGCGTGAACGGTTGGAAGGACGGCGCATCGTGAGCTTTTGCACGGGTGGGGTGCGCTGCGAGAAGGCCGCACCGTTTCTCGAATCAGCTGGATTTGAGAATGTCACGCAGCTTGAAGGTGGCATCCTGCGTTACTTCGAAGACGTGGGTGGCACGCGTTATACCGGCGGGTGCTTCGTGTTCGATGAGCGTGTGGCGCTGGACCCGGCGTTGAAGCCGATGGAAGGGGTTAAGTTCGCCTCTAGTAAGGACGGTCCGGCATGA
- a CDS encoding endonuclease domain-containing protein — translation MENATNLQKAITHHRAVRLRKSMTDAERLIWFHLRDRRMAGFKFRRQHPIGPYIADFVCFETQLVIELDGGQHTVAGDYARRRYLCQQGWRVLRFWNDDVFLRQSEVLEEIHRHLLLPSPQSGEGAPERGG, via the coding sequence ATGGAAAACGCTACGAATCTCCAAAAGGCCATCACCCACCACCGTGCGGTGCGTCTTCGCAAAAGCATGACCGATGCCGAAAGACTGATTTGGTTCCATCTACGTGACCGCCGCATGGCTGGCTTCAAGTTCAGACGTCAACATCCGATCGGTCCTTACATCGCAGACTTCGTCTGTTTCGAAACGCAGCTCGTTATCGAGTTGGACGGCGGTCAACACACGGTCGCCGGTGATTACGCGCGCAGGCGTTATTTGTGCCAGCAAGGATGGCGCGTATTGCGGTTTTGGAATGACGATGTGTTTTTGCGGCAGAGCGAAGTGCTGGAGGAAATTCATCGCCACCTGCTCCTCCCTTCTCCACAAAGTGGAGAAGGTGCCCCTGAAAGGGGCGGATGA
- a CDS encoding DMT family protein, whose amino-acid sequence MSGTLKFILLLTVSNVFMNFAWYGHLKFKGSPLWLAILASWGLALFEYTFMVPGNRIGAMHLSLTQMKIAQECITLAVFVVFAYLMFGETLRWNHLAAFACLLAAVAFTFAFK is encoded by the coding sequence ATGTCCGGCACCTTGAAGTTCATCCTGTTGCTGACGGTGTCGAACGTCTTCATGAATTTTGCCTGGTATGGGCATCTCAAATTCAAAGGCAGCCCGCTGTGGCTGGCCATCCTCGCCAGCTGGGGCTTGGCCTTGTTCGAATACACCTTCATGGTGCCCGGTAACCGCATCGGCGCCATGCACCTTAGCCTGACGCAAATGAAGATCGCCCAGGAATGCATCACCCTGGCCGTCTTCGTCGTCTTCGCCTATTTGATGTTCGGCGAAACTTTGCGCTGGAATCACCTCGCAGCCTTCGCCTGCCTGCTCGCTGCCGTTGCCTTCACCTTCGCCTTCAAATAA
- a CDS encoding M1 family metallopeptidase — MRKHVWAILLAGASAPAFAGDYTATSGLGMTPEQRAVSFDLAELSFKVDPAKQTLAGDARLTFTPTRAITQFAVELDPRYKLSSLSVDGKQLAKSDYRWSEGRLHFPVAAAAQKAFTVELVYAGSPQVAKRAPWDGGIVWTKTPSGQPWIATAVEGEGCDLLWPCIDHPIGKPKQVIQHISVPTGLVAASNGVFLGESSKDGWTTFDWKATEPTIYAIALNIAPYDTLKSSYKSRFGNTLPVVFYFLKGNERKAEGLFQELPLFLDFFEEVVGPYPWPNDKVGVVETPHLGMEHQTINAYGNGYKKDIHGYDWLMNHEFAHEWFGNQLTNADWDDMWLHEGFAMYMQPLYLQWLRGDVNCDAEMLRQRGLIRNEHPMVSGKSRPHGEPAAEAVDPGTDIYYKGAWVLHTLRGQIGDAAFRRSMRELVYGRNDPKPGNFKPRYATTDDYVAIVNRITGKQWGWFFDGYVRQAKIPALVATQEGQRVNVTWQAANGKAFPLPIEVRVGDRVLRLPMTGGKGSFNLKPFESYTLDPHGKVLKDQPEIAVWKKDEAERAAAAAKRGN, encoded by the coding sequence GCAATCCTTTTGGCAGGCGCTTCGGCGCCTGCTTTCGCAGGTGACTACACCGCCACTTCAGGTCTTGGCATGACGCCGGAACAACGCGCGGTCAGTTTCGATCTCGCCGAGTTGTCGTTCAAGGTGGACCCGGCCAAACAAACGCTTGCAGGCGACGCGCGTTTGACCTTTACGCCCACGCGCGCCATCACTCAATTCGCGGTGGAGCTTGATCCGCGTTACAAGCTGAGCAGCCTGAGTGTGGATGGCAAGCAGCTGGCCAAGTCGGATTACCGCTGGAGCGAGGGGCGATTGCATTTTCCGGTCGCAGCGGCCGCGCAGAAAGCCTTCACTGTTGAACTCGTCTATGCCGGCAGTCCGCAAGTGGCCAAACGCGCCCCTTGGGACGGCGGCATCGTTTGGACGAAAACCCCTTCGGGGCAGCCGTGGATCGCCACCGCCGTCGAAGGCGAGGGCTGTGATTTGCTGTGGCCGTGCATCGATCATCCGATTGGAAAACCCAAGCAGGTGATCCAACACATCAGCGTGCCCACCGGCCTGGTCGCAGCGTCGAACGGCGTGTTTCTCGGGGAATCCAGCAAAGACGGTTGGACCACCTTCGACTGGAAAGCCACCGAGCCGACGATCTACGCCATCGCGCTCAACATCGCGCCCTACGACACCTTGAAGTCCAGCTACAAGAGCCGCTTCGGCAACACCTTGCCGGTGGTGTTTTATTTCTTGAAGGGCAATGAGCGCAAAGCGGAAGGCTTGTTCCAAGAGTTGCCATTGTTTCTGGATTTCTTTGAAGAAGTGGTCGGCCCATACCCTTGGCCGAACGACAAAGTCGGGGTGGTCGAGACACCGCACCTGGGCATGGAACATCAAACCATCAATGCCTACGGCAACGGCTACAAGAAAGACATCCACGGTTACGACTGGCTGATGAACCACGAGTTCGCGCACGAGTGGTTCGGCAATCAGCTCACCAATGCCGACTGGGATGACATGTGGTTGCACGAGGGCTTCGCCATGTACATGCAACCGCTGTATCTGCAATGGCTGCGTGGCGACGTGAACTGCGATGCCGAAATGCTGCGTCAGCGTGGTCTCATTCGCAATGAGCATCCGATGGTGAGCGGCAAATCACGGCCGCATGGCGAACCTGCCGCGGAAGCTGTCGATCCGGGCACCGACATCTACTACAAGGGCGCGTGGGTGCTGCATACCCTGCGCGGCCAAATCGGTGACGCGGCGTTCCGTCGCAGCATGCGTGAGCTTGTGTACGGTCGCAACGATCCCAAGCCCGGCAATTTCAAACCGCGTTATGCCACCACCGACGACTACGTGGCGATCGTGAACCGTATCACCGGCAAGCAATGGGGATGGTTCTTCGACGGCTACGTGCGCCAAGCCAAGATTCCGGCGTTGGTTGCCACGCAAGAAGGCCAGCGCGTCAACGTGACGTGGCAGGCCGCCAACGGCAAAGCCTTCCCGTTGCCGATCGAAGTACGCGTGGGCGATCGCGTGCTGCGTCTGCCCATGACCGGCGGCAAAGGCAGCTTCAACCTCAAGCCTTTCGAGTCTTACACACTTGACCCGCATGGCAAGGTCTTGAAGGACCAACCGGAAATCGCCGTGTGGAAAAAAGATGAAGCCGAACGCGCGGCCGCGGCCGCGAAGCGCGGAAACTAA